The genomic interval GGGCACCACTCACCAAACCCGTCCTCACTGCAGGTGCAGCCAGGACCTCAGCGTCGCGATCTCATCTCGAATCTTGCGTGCATCCTCCGCATAGGGCGCTGACCGGAGATACTGTTCGAGATCCTCCACCGCAGCCTCGTAATCGTGGAGCCGGACTCGGAGCAGCCCTCGCTCACGAAGTTCCCACGGGTCCCGCTCGTCGAGAATCAGAATCCGGTCGATTGCCGCAACGGCCGCCTCGAAATCCCCTTCCGCCAGCCGGATCGCCTTGATGTGTGAGAGCAGCCGGCCCAGAATCTCCCGATCAGAAAAGGACCGGAGGTGATGCTCCCGCAATGAGACTCCGCCCCCATAGAGCCGGTGAAGAATCTCCTCGCACTCCCCCCGAGTCAGCACTCGCCCCTCGTCCTGCGGATCGATCAATACCTCTCCCCACGGCCCCGACAAACGCACCAGCGTCAGACCGGGAAGTGCCACGCCGGTCGATGTAAACCCCGCCGAGCGGCAGACTTCGATGTATACGATCGAAAGCGCGATCCCGAGCCCGCCATGCCGATCGAGTACTTCGTTGAGGTACGTGTTGCGAGGATCCCAGTATCCATCCTCGGCGTGAAAGCCCTCCTCGTCGAAAAGCAGCCGGTTGATCTCGCTGACGAAGCGGTCGAGATCATGGGAGCCTTCCGTTCGATC from Acidobacteriota bacterium carries:
- a CDS encoding tetratricopeptide repeat protein — translated: MTDGRLLTHPAAARERFRELMVAREGEAWLSEAALVIAQEEYPGIDVATYCGVLGEWGAVVRDRTEGSHDLDRFVSEINRLLFDEEGFHAEDGYWDPRNTYLNEVLDRHGGLGIALSIVYIEVCRSAGFTSTGVALPGLTLVRLSGPWGEVLIDPQDEGRVLTRGECEEILHRLYGGGVSLREHHLRSFSDREILGRLLSHIKAIRLAEGDFEAAVAAIDRILILDERDPWELRERGLLRVRLHDYEAAVEDLEQYLRSAPYAEDARKIRDEIATLRSWLHLQ